In Arthrobacter sp. CDRTa11, one DNA window encodes the following:
- a CDS encoding M50 family metallopeptidase, protein MTSFPGQLWQRILEAFSRTDIPEVSLFELSLVLVMAIALSVPRVTWRYFGLLATATHELGHAFAAVVSGQRLGGIRLSLDHSGTTTSYSRGRLATVWSGFWGYPVPAMTGAALVSAGFGGWGPAALATGTLILLASLLFIRNVAGFLITTGAVAGGAALILFVPHTFTGHVAVILGLALLVASVRDLLKLSQVHLRRRERLASSDAYLLYRATSVPSFIWIGLFTAIVAGSWLVAWQPISTILAAGT, encoded by the coding sequence ATGACCTCCTTCCCCGGACAACTATGGCAACGCATCCTTGAAGCCTTCAGCCGCACCGACATCCCGGAGGTTTCCCTCTTTGAGTTGTCCCTGGTGCTCGTGATGGCCATTGCGTTGTCCGTCCCGCGGGTCACGTGGAGGTACTTTGGCCTGTTGGCCACCGCCACCCATGAACTGGGCCACGCCTTCGCGGCGGTGGTCAGCGGCCAAAGACTCGGAGGGATCCGGCTCAGCCTGGACCACTCCGGAACCACCACAAGTTACAGCCGTGGACGGCTGGCCACCGTCTGGTCCGGTTTTTGGGGCTATCCGGTTCCGGCGATGACGGGTGCTGCCCTTGTTTCCGCAGGCTTTGGCGGCTGGGGCCCCGCCGCACTGGCAACCGGCACCCTGATCCTGCTTGCATCGCTGCTGTTCATACGGAATGTGGCAGGCTTCCTGATCACCACTGGGGCGGTCGCAGGCGGTGCCGCACTCATACTTTTTGTACCGCATACGTTCACAGGCCACGTGGCCGTCATCCTTGGGCTCGCCCTGTTGGTGGCCTCCGTCCGGGACCTGCTGAAGCTTTCGCAGGTGCACCTGCGGCGAAGGGAGCGTCTGGCAAGTTCGGATGCTTACCTGCTGTACCGCGCCACATCGGTGCCTTCCTTTATTTGGATAGGCCTTTTTACAGCGATTGTGGCCGGGTCCTGGCTGGTTGCCTGGCAGCCCATCTCCACAATCCTTGCAGCCGGCACCTAG
- a CDS encoding GatB/YqeY domain-containing protein, whose amino-acid sequence MTTLKERLHADVVAHMKDRNKIALATVRNVLGEIETREKSGKTPMVLDDAQVTSLLQKEAAKRRDTARIYSEAGEPERAAAEIAEAEVIEAYLPQALTPAEVEAIVDETIAELTAEGQAPTLRHMGAVMKPVTAKVAGRFDGKAVSEIVRSRLT is encoded by the coding sequence GTGACCACTTTGAAGGAACGCCTGCATGCTGACGTAGTTGCGCACATGAAGGACCGCAACAAGATCGCCCTGGCAACGGTGCGAAACGTTCTGGGCGAGATCGAAACGCGCGAAAAGTCGGGCAAAACGCCCATGGTGCTCGACGACGCCCAGGTAACGTCGCTGCTGCAAAAGGAAGCGGCTAAGCGCCGTGACACCGCCCGGATTTACTCCGAGGCCGGCGAACCTGAACGGGCAGCAGCCGAAATCGCTGAAGCTGAGGTCATTGAGGCGTATCTTCCGCAGGCCCTGACCCCAGCGGAAGTGGAAGCCATCGTGGATGAAACCATCGCAGAACTCACCGCCGAAGGGCAGGCACCCACCTTGCGCCACATGGGCGCCGTCATGAAACCCGTTACCGCCAAGGTGGCAGGGCGCTTCGATGGCAAGGCCGTCAGCGAAATCGTCCGGAGCCGCCTCACCTAA
- a CDS encoding DUF4193 domain-containing protein: protein MATDYDELRSDVKESQDNSLEALQSANAPDARSVVLELDEADGLDGAGVPGGEFVAEELVVQVIPQADDEFTCYSCFLVRHRSQIARQKDGHSYCTDCEG from the coding sequence GTGGCAACCGATTACGACGAGCTCCGCTCCGACGTCAAGGAATCGCAGGACAACTCGCTGGAGGCGCTTCAGTCCGCCAATGCACCGGACGCACGCAGCGTCGTCCTCGAACTCGATGAGGCCGATGGGCTGGATGGCGCCGGCGTTCCGGGAGGCGAATTTGTCGCCGAGGAACTGGTCGTGCAGGTCATTCCCCAGGCAGACGACGAGTTCACCTGCTACTCCTGCTTCCTGGTGCGGCACCGGTCCCAGATTGCACGGCAAAAAGATGGACACAGCTACTGCACCGACTGCGAAGGCTGA
- a CDS encoding HNH endonuclease family protein produces the protein MLTGGLTGCEPGSTRGTAYAGTEAKAGDAAAALAQLETIPVKGRAPKTGYSRGEFGPAWADVDRNGCDTRNDILARDLVEETFKDGTHNCVVLTGTLPDKYTGKTIAFIRGAETSSEVQIDHLVPLSLAWQTGAQQISEEERKQFANDPLNLMAADGPANMSKSGKDAATWLPSNKSFRCEYVARQTAVKAKYKLWVTKPEHDAIAGILNTCQ, from the coding sequence CTGCTGACCGGCGGCCTGACCGGTTGCGAACCCGGCTCAACGAGGGGCACCGCCTACGCAGGGACAGAGGCGAAGGCCGGCGACGCCGCAGCCGCGCTTGCCCAATTGGAGACAATCCCAGTAAAGGGCCGTGCACCCAAGACCGGCTACAGCCGGGGCGAGTTTGGTCCGGCCTGGGCGGATGTGGACCGGAACGGCTGCGACACCCGCAACGACATCCTGGCCCGTGACCTCGTCGAAGAGACGTTTAAGGACGGGACCCACAATTGCGTTGTGCTGACCGGAACGCTCCCCGACAAATACACAGGGAAGACCATAGCGTTCATCCGGGGAGCCGAGACAAGCTCCGAGGTCCAGATCGACCATCTTGTCCCGTTGTCGCTGGCATGGCAGACCGGTGCCCAGCAGATCAGCGAAGAAGAACGAAAACAATTTGCCAACGATCCCCTTAACCTGATGGCAGCGGACGGCCCGGCGAACATGTCCAAATCCGGCAAGGACGCCGCCACCTGGCTGCCGTCCAACAAATCGTTTCGCTGTGAGTACGTTGCCCGCCAGACGGCAGTCAAGGCCAAGTACAAGCTGTGGGTCACCAAGCCGGAGCATGACGCCATCGCCGGAATCCTGAACACCTGCCAATAG
- a CDS encoding ribonuclease Z — MREFVVLGTASQVPTRSRNHNGYFLLWDGEGLLFDPGEGSQRQMMFAGVSAHQINRICLTHVHGDHCFGLPGVLSRMVLDGVKHPVHLHFPASGGDAVRALVSLAPPGLDLQLHPHAGSCTVAPGLEIRPLNHRIETYGYRLVEPDGHTLLPERLEQAGISGPDVGRLQREGSLGSLHIKDVSVPRRGQRFAFVMDTAPCAGAEDLAEGADLLVAESTFSDAEVDLATQYRHLTAGQAGALAAAGRVRTLVLTHFSARYPDVGLLAAQARARAGGATVVIANDLDRVAFPKRLNPAG; from the coding sequence ATGCGTGAATTCGTCGTCCTGGGCACAGCCTCCCAGGTCCCCACCCGGTCCCGAAACCACAACGGCTATTTCCTGCTGTGGGACGGCGAAGGTTTACTGTTTGATCCTGGTGAGGGATCGCAGCGCCAGATGATGTTTGCTGGTGTTTCGGCCCACCAGATCAACCGGATCTGCCTGACGCATGTCCACGGTGACCATTGCTTTGGGCTTCCCGGCGTACTTTCCCGGATGGTCCTGGACGGCGTGAAGCATCCCGTCCACCTGCATTTTCCGGCTTCAGGCGGGGACGCAGTCCGGGCCCTCGTTTCCCTTGCTCCGCCGGGCCTTGACCTGCAGTTGCACCCGCATGCCGGCAGTTGCACCGTGGCCCCCGGACTGGAGATACGCCCGTTGAACCACAGGATCGAAACATACGGGTACCGGCTCGTGGAACCGGATGGGCATACGCTGCTCCCGGAGCGGCTCGAACAGGCAGGGATCAGCGGGCCCGACGTCGGCCGCCTGCAGCGCGAGGGCAGCCTTGGTTCCTTACATATAAAGGATGTAAGTGTTCCGCGGCGGGGCCAACGCTTCGCCTTTGTGATGGATACGGCACCCTGTGCCGGCGCCGAAGACCTTGCCGAGGGCGCGGACCTGCTGGTGGCCGAGTCCACGTTCAGCGACGCCGAGGTTGACCTGGCAACGCAGTACCGGCATCTCACCGCAGGGCAGGCCGGCGCTTTGGCGGCCGCTGGCCGCGTCCGCACTCTGGTCCTGACCCACTTCTCCGCCCGCTACCCAGACGTTGGCTTACTGGCAGCACAGGCCAGGGCACGTGCCGGAGGAGCAACAGTGGTGATTGCCAACGACCTTGACCGGGTTGCTTTTCCGAAGCGGCTTAACCCGGCGGGTTAA
- a CDS encoding DUF805 domain-containing protein: MSYPQQQQQQPFLQAGEPPLWAPYYGAPLPVAVKRFFKKYATFSGRASRSEYWWWTLVSVGVSIILQIVAGIMGAAGATVTADGTAVPGAGAVPVYIVLVIWGLATIVPSLALAVRRLHDANLTGWLLLVVLVPFVGAIALLVMTILASKPEGQRFDQPGSV, encoded by the coding sequence TTGAGTTATCCGCAACAACAACAGCAACAGCCGTTCCTGCAGGCCGGCGAGCCGCCGCTTTGGGCACCGTATTACGGTGCGCCGTTGCCGGTAGCGGTGAAGCGTTTCTTCAAGAAGTACGCAACGTTCTCCGGCCGGGCCAGCCGCAGCGAGTACTGGTGGTGGACTCTCGTCTCCGTCGGTGTCAGCATCATCCTGCAGATCGTTGCGGGCATTATGGGGGCTGCCGGAGCGACCGTTACGGCAGACGGGACGGCCGTCCCGGGGGCAGGAGCAGTTCCTGTCTACATTGTCTTGGTAATCTGGGGCCTCGCCACCATTGTTCCGTCGCTGGCGCTGGCGGTCCGCCGCCTCCACGATGCCAACCTCACTGGTTGGCTGCTCCTCGTGGTGCTCGTTCCGTTCGTGGGTGCAATTGCCTTGCTGGTGATGACCATCCTGGCTTCCAAGCCTGAAGGCCAGCGGTTCGACCAGCCAGGCAGCGTGTAG
- a CDS encoding M20/M25/M40 family metallo-hydrolase, with amino-acid sequence MSDVRPEDEVVGICQDLIRIDTSNYGDGSGPGERAAAEYTAALIEEVGLTAEIFESAPGRANVVTRMAGEDPSASALVVHGHLDVVPALRDQWSVDPFGAELRDGLIWGRGAVDMKDMDAMILSVMRGLARTGRKPKRDIVFAFFADEEAGGEYGARYAVDKRPELFEGATEAISEVGGFSATIGGQRTYLLQTAEKGISWLRLVAHGRAGHGSQISTDNAITRLAAAVTRIGEYKWPIELTPTTRQFLDGVTELTGVEFDADNPDLLLNQLGTVARFVGATLQNTTNPTLLKGGYKHNVIPESAEALVDCRTLPGQQEHVLEIVRDLAGAGVEVSYVHSDVSLEVPFAGNLVDSMIDALHSEDPGAKVLPYTLSGGTDNKSLSRLGITGYGFAPLQLPDELDFTGMFHGVDERVPADSLKFGARVLNTLLTNY; translated from the coding sequence ATGTCTGACGTCCGTCCCGAGGATGAAGTTGTAGGGATCTGCCAGGACCTCATCCGGATAGATACTTCAAACTATGGCGACGGCTCAGGGCCGGGGGAGCGGGCCGCGGCGGAATATACGGCTGCATTGATCGAAGAAGTGGGCCTGACTGCTGAGATCTTCGAATCCGCTCCCGGCCGCGCCAATGTGGTCACGCGGATGGCCGGCGAGGATCCGTCGGCAAGCGCACTGGTGGTGCACGGGCACCTGGACGTTGTTCCCGCGTTGAGGGACCAGTGGTCGGTGGATCCCTTCGGTGCCGAACTTCGGGATGGCCTGATCTGGGGCAGGGGTGCGGTGGACATGAAGGACATGGACGCCATGATCCTCTCCGTTATGCGGGGCTTGGCGCGCACAGGACGAAAGCCCAAGAGGGACATAGTTTTTGCCTTCTTTGCCGATGAGGAAGCCGGCGGTGAGTACGGAGCCCGGTATGCAGTGGACAAGCGTCCCGAGCTCTTCGAGGGCGCCACCGAAGCCATCTCAGAAGTGGGCGGCTTCTCGGCGACCATTGGCGGCCAGCGCACGTACCTGCTGCAGACCGCAGAAAAAGGCATTTCCTGGCTGCGCCTGGTGGCCCACGGACGCGCCGGGCACGGGTCCCAGATCAGCACGGACAATGCCATCACACGGCTGGCGGCAGCCGTGACCCGCATCGGCGAGTACAAGTGGCCGATTGAGCTGACACCCACCACCCGCCAGTTCCTGGACGGTGTTACTGAGCTCACAGGAGTCGAGTTCGATGCCGACAATCCGGACCTCCTGTTGAACCAGCTCGGAACGGTGGCACGGTTCGTCGGCGCCACCCTGCAAAACACCACCAACCCCACCCTCCTGAAGGGGGGCTACAAGCACAACGTCATTCCCGAGTCAGCGGAGGCCCTGGTGGATTGCCGGACCCTGCCGGGACAGCAGGAACATGTCCTCGAGATCGTCCGTGACCTCGCCGGAGCGGGCGTCGAGGTCAGCTATGTCCACTCGGACGTCTCCCTGGAGGTTCCCTTCGCGGGCAACCTTGTGGATTCCATGATCGACGCCCTGCATTCCGAGGATCCCGGCGCCAAGGTGCTCCCGTACACACTCTCGGGTGGGACCGACAACAAGTCCCTGAGCAGGCTGGGGATCACCGGCTACGGCTTCGCGCCGCTGCAGCTGCCCGATGAGCTGGACTTCACCGGGATGTTCCACGGAGTGGACGAGCGTGTCCCTGCCGATTCACTCAAATTCGGCGCCCGGGTGCTTAACACCCTGCTCACCAACTACTGA
- a CDS encoding acyl-CoA dehydrogenase family protein: MTPEEILPQALLERIRGRAAGYDRDNAFFHEDLAELAAAGYLKLFVPAADGGAGLGLEAAAQCQRRLATAAPATALAVNMHLVWTGVAHVLAERGDHSLDFVLKEAANGEIFAFGNSEAGNDSVLFDSRTVATPLPGGGYRFTGAKIFTSLSPAWTRLGIFGKDEGARGGEGELIHGFITRETPGYTILDDWNTLGMRASQSNTTVLNAAEVPADRIFRRLPVGPNADPLIFAIFACFESLLAAVYTGLGERALDLAVEAVKRRTSFKNGGRSYAQDPDIRWKVAEAAMAMDNLYPQLLMVTRDVDSRVDHGPQWFPKLVGLKINATETARRVVDLAIRVSGGSSYFQGSELERLYRDVLAGMFHPSDDESAHNTVANAWLGPLEQ; the protein is encoded by the coding sequence ATGACGCCGGAAGAAATCCTGCCCCAGGCGCTGCTGGAGCGCATCCGCGGCCGGGCCGCCGGCTATGACCGTGATAACGCCTTTTTCCATGAGGATCTGGCGGAACTGGCCGCAGCGGGGTACCTCAAGCTCTTTGTCCCTGCAGCCGACGGCGGTGCGGGGTTGGGGCTTGAAGCGGCGGCACAGTGCCAGCGGAGGCTGGCAACGGCTGCGCCTGCCACCGCACTGGCGGTCAACATGCATTTGGTGTGGACCGGCGTCGCACACGTCCTGGCCGAGAGAGGCGACCACTCACTGGACTTCGTCCTCAAGGAGGCCGCGAACGGCGAAATCTTTGCCTTCGGCAATTCTGAGGCAGGTAACGATTCAGTCCTCTTCGATTCGCGGACCGTGGCCACGCCACTGCCCGGTGGCGGCTACAGGTTCACCGGGGCAAAGATCTTCACCAGCCTTTCCCCGGCGTGGACCAGGCTGGGGATCTTCGGAAAGGATGAAGGCGCACGCGGCGGAGAGGGAGAACTGATCCACGGGTTCATCACCCGTGAGACCCCGGGCTACACAATCCTGGACGACTGGAACACGCTCGGGATGCGGGCCAGCCAGTCCAACACAACAGTCCTGAACGCCGCCGAAGTCCCCGCTGACCGGATCTTCCGCAGGCTGCCCGTCGGGCCGAATGCCGACCCGTTGATCTTCGCCATTTTCGCCTGCTTTGAATCACTCCTCGCCGCCGTGTACACCGGCCTTGGAGAGCGCGCCCTGGATCTGGCCGTGGAGGCCGTCAAGCGCCGCACCTCCTTCAAGAACGGTGGCCGCAGCTATGCCCAGGATCCCGACATCCGCTGGAAAGTGGCAGAGGCCGCCATGGCCATGGACAATCTCTACCCCCAGCTCCTGATGGTGACGCGTGACGTTGACAGCCGTGTGGACCACGGGCCGCAGTGGTTCCCCAAGCTCGTCGGACTGAAAATCAACGCCACAGAGACCGCCCGCCGGGTGGTTGACCTTGCCATCAGGGTCAGCGGAGGCTCAAGTTACTTCCAGGGCAGTGAACTGGAGCGCCTGTACCGCGACGTTCTCGCCGGGATGTTCCACCCCTCCGATGACGAATCAGCGCACAATACAGTGGCGAATGCCTGGCTTGGCCCCCTGGAACAATAA
- a CDS encoding DUF5703 family protein, which yields MKEQFLTSSVHRERDYLRQYEYLVLTVSPDDSLREARRRLAEHSEYGKWELERSKLYLGGGRRFWLRRRVMQVQRTV from the coding sequence ATGAAGGAACAATTTCTCACCAGCTCCGTCCACCGGGAACGGGACTATTTGAGGCAGTACGAGTACCTCGTACTGACGGTAAGCCCTGACGATTCACTGCGTGAGGCACGGCGCCGGCTCGCGGAGCACTCCGAGTACGGCAAGTGGGAACTCGAGCGCAGCAAGCTCTACCTCGGTGGAGGACGCCGCTTTTGGCTCCGGCGCAGGGTCATGCAGGTTCAACGGACTGTCTAG
- a CDS encoding aldo/keto reductase, producing MQQRYVGNSGLRVSALTLGTMSWAGDTDEQDATDLLRAFVSAGGKHIDTAASYADGRAEAMIGSLLGDVVSRTEVSIATKAGMSTSDGRRTVDTSRNALLSGLDASLARLGTDYVDIWFAQAWDANVPLEETLSALEFALRTGRARYAGVSNFNGWQTAKAAAVAGFPLVAAQSEYSLLQRKAEEELIPAVEDAGLGLMAWAPLGRGVLTGKYRGNIPGDSRAAHSILAPYVEPYLAEKPSRVVEAVAMAAKGLGRTPLDVSLSWLLSQHGVATAMVGPRTPVQLKEILDAQLTPLPPEISRALEDVSEPS from the coding sequence ATGCAGCAGCGTTATGTCGGCAACAGTGGATTGCGGGTCTCCGCCCTTACCCTGGGCACCATGTCCTGGGCAGGCGATACCGATGAACAGGACGCCACGGACCTGCTGCGCGCTTTCGTCAGTGCCGGTGGCAAGCACATCGACACGGCAGCGTCCTATGCGGACGGCCGCGCAGAGGCGATGATCGGATCGCTGCTGGGGGATGTTGTCTCCCGGACCGAAGTCTCCATCGCCACCAAAGCCGGGATGTCGACGTCGGACGGCCGGCGCACAGTGGACACCTCACGGAACGCGCTGCTGTCCGGGCTGGACGCCAGCCTGGCAAGGCTCGGGACTGACTACGTGGATATTTGGTTTGCGCAGGCATGGGACGCCAACGTCCCGTTGGAGGAAACCCTCTCGGCCCTCGAATTCGCCCTGCGGACCGGGCGGGCCAGGTATGCGGGCGTCTCAAACTTCAACGGCTGGCAAACTGCCAAGGCCGCCGCCGTGGCCGGGTTTCCACTGGTGGCTGCGCAGTCAGAATATTCGCTGCTTCAGCGGAAGGCGGAAGAGGAGCTCATTCCCGCAGTGGAGGACGCAGGTCTGGGCCTGATGGCATGGGCCCCGCTGGGCCGGGGTGTCCTCACGGGCAAGTACCGGGGCAACATCCCTGGCGACTCCCGGGCCGCACACTCCATCCTTGCGCCCTACGTTGAACCGTACCTGGCAGAGAAGCCGTCCCGTGTGGTGGAAGCGGTGGCCATGGCTGCCAAGGGGTTGGGCCGCACACCGCTGGATGTCTCCCTCAGCTGGCTGCTTTCCCAACACGGGGTTGCCACAGCGATGGTGGGCCCCCGGACGCCTGTCCAGCTTAAAGAGATCCTTGATGCCCAGCTGACACCCTTGCCGCCGGAGATTTCCCGCGCCCTCGAGGACGTTTCAGAACCGTCCTGA
- a CDS encoding undecaprenyl-diphosphate phosphatase, translating to MNWFEAALLGLVQGLTEFLPISSSAHLRIVGEFLPNAADPGAAFTAITQLGTETAVLVFFRHDIVRIFRAWTGALTGKVSRQDPDARMGWLVILGSLPIIVLGLLFQDQIESVLRSLWIVATTLIVFGLVLAVADAVGRQERELTRLTYKHGVFYGLAQAMALIPGVSRSGGTITAGLLMGYTREAAARYSFLLAIPAVFGSGLFQLYKTVTNEGISGPYGLPETAMATVIAFAVGYVIIGWFLKFVSTRSYRLFVWYRIFLGMALYLLLGFNVISA from the coding sequence GTGAACTGGTTTGAGGCGGCCCTGCTGGGCCTTGTGCAGGGACTGACCGAATTTCTACCGATTTCATCAAGCGCGCACCTGCGGATTGTGGGGGAGTTCCTGCCGAACGCCGCCGATCCCGGTGCCGCCTTTACCGCCATAACGCAACTGGGAACCGAAACGGCGGTCCTTGTCTTTTTTCGGCATGACATCGTCAGGATCTTCAGGGCGTGGACCGGCGCACTCACCGGCAAAGTGTCCAGGCAGGACCCGGATGCGCGGATGGGTTGGCTCGTTATTCTCGGAAGCCTGCCCATCATCGTCCTGGGGCTTCTGTTCCAGGACCAGATCGAATCAGTACTGCGGAGCCTGTGGATCGTGGCCACCACGCTGATCGTCTTCGGGCTGGTCCTGGCGGTGGCCGATGCGGTGGGCAGACAGGAACGCGAGCTGACCCGGCTGACGTACAAGCATGGTGTCTTTTATGGACTTGCCCAGGCAATGGCGCTTATTCCCGGCGTTTCGAGGTCGGGCGGGACCATCACGGCCGGCCTGCTGATGGGCTACACCAGGGAAGCCGCGGCACGGTATTCATTCCTCCTGGCCATTCCTGCCGTTTTCGGCAGCGGTCTGTTCCAGCTCTACAAGACCGTCACCAACGAGGGCATCAGCGGACCCTACGGCCTGCCGGAGACGGCGATGGCCACCGTCATTGCGTTTGCCGTGGGCTATGTGATCATCGGCTGGTTCCTGAAGTTCGTTTCCACCCGCAGCTACCGCCTCTTTGTCTGGTACCGGATCTTCCTGGGGATGGCGCTGTATCTGCTGCTCGGTTTCAATGTCATCAGCGCCTAG
- the mshC gene encoding cysteine--1-D-myo-inosityl 2-amino-2-deoxy-alpha-D-glucopyranoside ligase, with the protein MKSWISRPVPELPGRMSAVRLFDTARGIEVTLPAGRDQSMYVCGITPYDATHMGHAASYVAFDLLNRAWRDAGQRVSYVQNVTDVDDPLLERATATGVDWRDLAASQVELFRTDMEALNVLAPDNYVGAVESIPLIVPAIEHLVRLGLAYRVPGSAEEPDGDVYYDVEAAGKHSVPDEPDAWTLGSISGMAETEMLELFAERGGDPGRAGKRQALDPLLWRVARDGEPSWPGGELGPGRPGWHIECTVIAQKYLPAPFTVQGGGSDLIFPHHEMGAGHAYSLAGVPLAQHFAHAGMVGLDGEKMSKSKGNLVLVSALRAAGEEPAAIRLAILAHHYRTDWSWTGSGFAQAKERLESWRRALASAPAGSAAGLIAGMREAMAADLNAPGALAAVDKWAAMATASGTEGSQHDQALASDAIDALLGVRL; encoded by the coding sequence GTGAAATCCTGGATATCCCGCCCTGTTCCCGAACTGCCCGGAAGAATGTCCGCCGTACGGCTGTTCGACACAGCCCGCGGCATCGAAGTGACACTTCCCGCGGGCCGAGACCAGTCGATGTATGTCTGTGGAATCACCCCTTATGACGCCACGCACATGGGGCACGCTGCCAGTTACGTGGCCTTTGACCTGCTGAACCGGGCCTGGCGCGACGCCGGGCAGCGCGTTTCGTACGTCCAGAATGTCACCGACGTTGACGACCCCCTACTGGAACGGGCCACAGCCACGGGAGTTGACTGGAGGGACCTTGCGGCCAGCCAGGTTGAGCTCTTCCGGACCGATATGGAAGCACTGAACGTGCTGGCACCGGATAACTATGTTGGGGCCGTGGAATCCATTCCCCTCATTGTCCCGGCGATCGAGCACCTTGTCCGGCTCGGCCTCGCCTATCGCGTGCCGGGTAGTGCGGAAGAACCCGACGGCGATGTGTATTACGACGTCGAGGCAGCCGGCAAGCATTCCGTCCCCGATGAACCGGATGCCTGGACCCTGGGCTCCATTTCGGGCATGGCGGAAACTGAGATGCTGGAGCTCTTTGCTGAACGGGGCGGCGATCCCGGGCGGGCCGGCAAGCGGCAGGCCCTTGATCCACTCCTCTGGCGGGTTGCGCGGGACGGCGAGCCCAGCTGGCCCGGCGGCGAGCTTGGGCCGGGCAGGCCCGGCTGGCACATCGAGTGCACAGTCATCGCCCAGAAATACCTCCCGGCCCCCTTCACCGTCCAGGGCGGCGGCTCTGACCTGATCTTCCCCCATCACGAAATGGGTGCCGGGCATGCGTATTCTCTGGCCGGCGTGCCGTTGGCCCAGCACTTTGCCCACGCCGGCATGGTGGGCCTTGACGGTGAAAAGATGAGCAAGTCCAAGGGAAATCTGGTCCTGGTCTCCGCATTGCGGGCTGCAGGGGAGGAGCCCGCGGCCATCCGCCTGGCTATCCTGGCACACCACTACCGTACGGACTGGTCCTGGACAGGGTCCGGATTTGCCCAGGCGAAGGAACGGCTGGAGTCCTGGCGCCGCGCCCTCGCCAGTGCTCCCGCGGGATCCGCGGCTGGCCTTATTGCCGGGATGCGCGAGGCAATGGCCGCTGATTTGAACGCGCCCGGGGCGCTGGCGGCCGTGGACAAATGGGCTGCGATGGCTACCGCATCAGGCACTGAGGGGAGCCAGCATGACCAGGCTCTTGCCAGCGACGCGATAGATGCACTTCTCGGCGTCCGGCTGTAA
- a CDS encoding PAC2 family protein, with amino-acid sequence MNSFDGDTTEPDAADEPERFLLPVADGERVTVMLAAFEGWNDAGEAASDSLRYLNKLWGGKKVASIDADEYYDFQFTRPTVRRNAAGERKIKWPSTRIYKASAPGSNVDVIFVQGTEPSYKWRAYTAELLVHAEALKVDYVVLVGALLADVPHSRPIPVSTSSDDGPLRERLNLEASQYEGPVGIVGVLSEVSLLAGIPTVSLWAAVPHYVAQAPSPKAQLALLHRIEELLQVPLDTHELAEEADAWERGVDELATEDPEIAAYVRQLEEAKDTADLPEASGESIAREFERYLKRRGQDRP; translated from the coding sequence ATGAATAGCTTCGATGGAGACACCACCGAACCGGATGCCGCGGACGAGCCCGAGCGGTTCCTGCTGCCAGTGGCGGACGGAGAGCGGGTGACCGTGATGTTGGCCGCCTTTGAAGGCTGGAACGACGCCGGCGAGGCCGCGAGCGATTCACTTCGCTACCTCAACAAGCTCTGGGGCGGCAAGAAGGTTGCCTCCATCGACGCTGATGAATACTACGACTTCCAGTTCACCCGTCCAACGGTGCGGCGGAACGCGGCAGGTGAACGGAAGATCAAATGGCCATCTACGCGCATCTACAAGGCGAGTGCGCCCGGCTCCAACGTGGATGTCATCTTTGTGCAGGGAACTGAGCCCTCCTATAAATGGCGTGCCTACACGGCCGAGCTGCTGGTGCATGCGGAGGCGTTGAAGGTGGACTACGTGGTGCTGGTGGGAGCCCTGCTGGCTGACGTTCCGCACAGCCGGCCTATCCCCGTCAGTACCTCTTCCGACGACGGGCCGCTCCGGGAGCGGCTGAACCTGGAGGCCTCCCAGTATGAAGGTCCGGTGGGGATTGTGGGCGTACTGTCCGAAGTCTCGCTGCTCGCCGGGATTCCTACCGTGTCGCTGTGGGCGGCCGTACCGCACTACGTAGCCCAGGCGCCGTCACCCAAGGCGCAGCTGGCCCTCCTGCACCGGATTGAGGAATTGCTGCAGGTGCCTTTGGATACACACGAACTGGCCGAGGAAGCCGACGCCTGGGAGCGGGGCGTTGATGAGCTCGCCACCGAGGATCCGGAGATCGCTGCCTACGTGCGCCAGTTGGAAGAGGCCAAGGATACGGCCGACCTTCCTGAGGCGAGCGGGGAATCCATCGCACGGGAGTTTGAGCGGTACCTCAAACGCCGCGGCCAGGACCGGCCCTAA